In the Ipomoea triloba cultivar NCNSP0323 chromosome 6, ASM357664v1 genome, one interval contains:
- the LOC116021809 gene encoding heterodimeric geranylgeranyl pyrophosphate synthase small subunit, chloroplastic-like, with translation MPGAFSNPIYGKPAGIPTRISSRSCCRSFKPRAVMLAENQSYWESIEADIEAHLKKALPVRAPASVFEPLRYLALAAPRTTAPALCVAACELVGCDRDQAMDAASAIHLMHAATHAHRHLPLSSDVPGPKPAVPHKFGPNIELLTGDALIPFGLELLARSMDYPARPSPDKIARVIIEITRATGSQGVLEAQYRETQSAMTGGEKVTGAGKKTGMLHACGAACGGIIGGGNEEEIERLRNFGHYVELINGVGTEEKMKEWKISAMKELEMLEGREIGQISSLLALHFCSV, from the coding sequence ATGCCGGGAGCTTTCTCAAATCCCATCTATGGAAAACCGGCGGGAATTCCGACGAGAATTAGTTCCCGTTCTTGCTGCCGTTCTTTCAAGCCGAGGGCGGTGATGTTGGCTGAGAATCAGTCGTATTGGGAGTCGATAGAAGCCGACATCGAAGCCCACCTTAAGAAGGCTTTGCCAGTTCGGGCGCCGGCTTCCGTTTTCGAGCCGCTTAGGTACCTGGCGTTGGCGGCGCCGCGGACCACCGCGCCGGCTTTGTGCGTCGCGGCGTGCGAGTTAGTCGGCTGCGACCGGGACCAAGCCATGGACGCCGCGTCGGCTATTCATCTAATGCACGCCGCCACCCACGCCCACCGGCACCTCCCGCTTTCCTCGGACGTCCCCGGCCCGAAGCCCGCCGTTCCCCACAAGTTCGGGCCGAACATCGAGCTCCTCACGGGTGACGCCCTCATACCGTTCGGGCTGGAGTTACTGGCCCGATCCATGGACTACCCGGCCCGACCCAGCCCGGACAAGATCGCGCGGGTCATCATCGAGATCACGCGCGCAACGGGTTCGCAAGGAGTGCTGGAGGCCCAGTACCGCGAAACGCAGTCCGCCATGACCGGCGGCGAGAAGGTCACCGGCGCCGGAAAGAAAACGGGTATGCTTCACGCATGCGGAGCTGCTTGCGGGGGCATTATCGGAGGCGGAAACGAAGAAGAGATAGAGAGATTAAGAAACTTCGGGCATTACGTTGAATTGATAAACGGAGTGGGAACGGAGGAGAAGATGAAGGAATGGAAGATTTCGGCCATGAAAGAGTTGGAAATGTTGGAAGGTAGAGAGATTGGGCAAATTTCCAGTCTACTTGCGCTTCACTTTTGCAGTGTTTAA